From Haemorhous mexicanus isolate bHaeMex1 chromosome 1, bHaeMex1.pri, whole genome shotgun sequence, one genomic window encodes:
- the LOC132338761 gene encoding uncharacterized protein LOC132338761 yields MALPGPVPALYGPARTWGCCSLWPCQDLGVLLSMALPGPGGAALHGPARTCPCSPWPCQDLSLLSMALPGPGGAALYGPARTWGCCSLWPCQDLGVLFSLALPGPGGAALHGPARTCPCSLWPCQDLGVLLSMALPGPGGAALHGPARTWGCCSLWPCQDLGVLLSMALPGPVPALHGPARTWGCCSPWPCQDLGVLLSMALPGPVPALHGPARTCPCSPWPCQDLGVLLSMALPGPVPALHGPARTCPCSPWPCQDLSLLSMALPGPVPALYGPARTCPCSPWPCQDLSLLSMALPGPVPVPVPVPVPVPARPFQDLP; encoded by the exons atggccctgccaggacctgtccctgctctttatggccctgccaggacctgggggtgctgctctctatggccctgccaggacctgggggtgctgctctctatggccctgccaggacctgggggtgctgctctccatggccctgccaggac ctgtccctgctctccatggccctgccaggacctgtccctgctctccatggccctgccaggacctgggggtgctgctctctatggccctgccaggacctgggggtgctgctctctatggccctgccaggacctgggggtgctgttctctctggccctgccaggacctgggggtgctgctctccatggtcctgccaggacctgtccctgctctttatggccctgccaggacctgggggtgctgctctctatggccctgccaggacctgggggtgctgctctccatggccctgccaggacctgggggtgctgctctctatggccctgccaggacctgggggtgctgctctccatggccctgccaggacctgtccctgctctccatggccctgccaggacctgggggtgctgctctccatggccctgccaggacctgggggtgctgctctccatggccctgccaggacctgtccctgctctccatggccctgccaggacctgtccctgctctccatggccctgccaggacctgggggtgctgctctctatggccctgccaggccctgtccctgctctccatggccctgccaggacctgtccctgctctccatggccctgccaggacctgtccctgctctccatggccctgccaggccctgtccctgctctctatggccctgccaggacctgtccTTGCTCTCCatggccctgccaggacctgtccctgctctccatggccctgccaggacctgtccctgtccctgtccctgtccctgtccctgtccctgccaggcccttccaggaccttccatga